A region from the Peromyscus leucopus breed LL Stock chromosome 9, UCI_PerLeu_2.1, whole genome shotgun sequence genome encodes:
- the Ngdn gene encoding neuroguidin isoform X2, whose product MAAPGVLDSDVSSSVTLLKNLQEQGLSFLEVKDQLLLMYLMDLSHLILDKASGGSLQGHPAVLRLVEIRTVLEKLRPLDQKLKYQIDKLVKTAVTGSLSENDPLRFKPHPSNMISKLSSEDEEEDEAEEGQSEASGKKSVKGASKKYIPPRLVPVHYDETEAEREQKRLDRAKKRALSSSVIRELKEQYSDAPEEIRDARHPHATRQSQEDQHRINYEESMMVRLSVSKREKGRRRRASVMSSQLHSLTHFSDISALTGGAPHLDEDQNPVKKRRKVPKKGRKKKGFRRRR is encoded by the exons ATGGCGGCTCCG GGGGTGCTGGACTCCGACGTGTCAAGTTCGGTGACACTTTTGAAAAACCTCCAGGAGCAG GGTTTGAGCTTCTTGGAAGTGAAAGACCAGCTGTTGCTCATGTACCTTATGGATCTGAGCCACCTCATCCTGGACAAAGcttcaggaggatctctgcaggGACACCCTGCAGTTTTGAGGCTGGTGGAAATCCGCACG GTTTTAGAAAAACTTCGTCCCTTGGACCAAAAACTGAAGTATCAAATTGACAAGCTGGTCAAGACTGCGGTGACAGGCAGCCTCA GTGAAAATGACCCACTTCGTTTTAAGCCCCATCCCAGCAATATGATAAGCAAG tTGAGCTCTGAGGACgaagaggaagatgaggcagaggaGGGCCAGTCTGAGGCTTCAGGGAAGAAATCTGTAAAGGGAGCGTCTAAGAAATACATCCCACCACGCTTGGTTCCGGTGCACTATG ATGAGACAGAAGCTGAGCGTGAGCAGAAGCGCCTGGACCGCGCCAAGAAACGAGCCCTGAGCAGCTCTGTCATCCGTGAGCTGAAGGAGCAGTACTCAGATGCCCCGGAGGAAATCCGTGACGCCCGGCACCCTCATGCTACTCgccagagtcaggaggatcagcaTAG GATTAACTACGAAGAGAGCATGATGGTGCGTTTGAGTGTTAGCAAGCGCGAGAAGGGACGGCGCAGGCGAGCCAGCGTCATGTCCTCCCAGCTTCACTCCCTCACACACTTCAGCGACATCAGTGCTTTGACCGGAGGAGCCCCCCATCTTGACGAG GACCAGAATCCTGTGAAAAAGCGGAGGAAGGTACCCAAGAAAGGCCGGAAGAAGAAAG GTTTTCGGAGGCGCCGGTGA
- the Ngdn gene encoding neuroguidin isoform X1: MAAPGVLDSDVSSSVTLLKNLQEQVMGVTAQVQALTKKVQAGTYSTEKGLSFLEVKDQLLLMYLMDLSHLILDKASGGSLQGHPAVLRLVEIRTVLEKLRPLDQKLKYQIDKLVKTAVTGSLSENDPLRFKPHPSNMISKLSSEDEEEDEAEEGQSEASGKKSVKGASKKYIPPRLVPVHYDETEAEREQKRLDRAKKRALSSSVIRELKEQYSDAPEEIRDARHPHATRQSQEDQHRINYEESMMVRLSVSKREKGRRRRASVMSSQLHSLTHFSDISALTGGAPHLDEDQNPVKKRRKVPKKGRKKKGFRRRR; encoded by the exons ATGGCGGCTCCG GGGGTGCTGGACTCCGACGTGTCAAGTTCGGTGACACTTTTGAAAAACCTCCAGGAGCAG GTGATGGGTGTGACGGCACAGGTACAAGCACTGACGAAGAAAGTTCAGGCTGGAACGTACTCTACAGAGAAG GGTTTGAGCTTCTTGGAAGTGAAAGACCAGCTGTTGCTCATGTACCTTATGGATCTGAGCCACCTCATCCTGGACAAAGcttcaggaggatctctgcaggGACACCCTGCAGTTTTGAGGCTGGTGGAAATCCGCACG GTTTTAGAAAAACTTCGTCCCTTGGACCAAAAACTGAAGTATCAAATTGACAAGCTGGTCAAGACTGCGGTGACAGGCAGCCTCA GTGAAAATGACCCACTTCGTTTTAAGCCCCATCCCAGCAATATGATAAGCAAG tTGAGCTCTGAGGACgaagaggaagatgaggcagaggaGGGCCAGTCTGAGGCTTCAGGGAAGAAATCTGTAAAGGGAGCGTCTAAGAAATACATCCCACCACGCTTGGTTCCGGTGCACTATG ATGAGACAGAAGCTGAGCGTGAGCAGAAGCGCCTGGACCGCGCCAAGAAACGAGCCCTGAGCAGCTCTGTCATCCGTGAGCTGAAGGAGCAGTACTCAGATGCCCCGGAGGAAATCCGTGACGCCCGGCACCCTCATGCTACTCgccagagtcaggaggatcagcaTAG GATTAACTACGAAGAGAGCATGATGGTGCGTTTGAGTGTTAGCAAGCGCGAGAAGGGACGGCGCAGGCGAGCCAGCGTCATGTCCTCCCAGCTTCACTCCCTCACACACTTCAGCGACATCAGTGCTTTGACCGGAGGAGCCCCCCATCTTGACGAG GACCAGAATCCTGTGAAAAAGCGGAGGAAGGTACCCAAGAAAGGCCGGAAGAAGAAAG GTTTTCGGAGGCGCCGGTGA
- the Ngdn gene encoding neuroguidin isoform X3 translates to MGVTAQVQALTKKVQAGTYSTEKGLSFLEVKDQLLLMYLMDLSHLILDKASGGSLQGHPAVLRLVEIRTVLEKLRPLDQKLKYQIDKLVKTAVTGSLSENDPLRFKPHPSNMISKLSSEDEEEDEAEEGQSEASGKKSVKGASKKYIPPRLVPVHYDETEAEREQKRLDRAKKRALSSSVIRELKEQYSDAPEEIRDARHPHATRQSQEDQHRINYEESMMVRLSVSKREKGRRRRASVMSSQLHSLTHFSDISALTGGAPHLDEDQNPVKKRRKVPKKGRKKKGFRRRR, encoded by the exons ATGGGTGTGACGGCACAGGTACAAGCACTGACGAAGAAAGTTCAGGCTGGAACGTACTCTACAGAGAAG GGTTTGAGCTTCTTGGAAGTGAAAGACCAGCTGTTGCTCATGTACCTTATGGATCTGAGCCACCTCATCCTGGACAAAGcttcaggaggatctctgcaggGACACCCTGCAGTTTTGAGGCTGGTGGAAATCCGCACG GTTTTAGAAAAACTTCGTCCCTTGGACCAAAAACTGAAGTATCAAATTGACAAGCTGGTCAAGACTGCGGTGACAGGCAGCCTCA GTGAAAATGACCCACTTCGTTTTAAGCCCCATCCCAGCAATATGATAAGCAAG tTGAGCTCTGAGGACgaagaggaagatgaggcagaggaGGGCCAGTCTGAGGCTTCAGGGAAGAAATCTGTAAAGGGAGCGTCTAAGAAATACATCCCACCACGCTTGGTTCCGGTGCACTATG ATGAGACAGAAGCTGAGCGTGAGCAGAAGCGCCTGGACCGCGCCAAGAAACGAGCCCTGAGCAGCTCTGTCATCCGTGAGCTGAAGGAGCAGTACTCAGATGCCCCGGAGGAAATCCGTGACGCCCGGCACCCTCATGCTACTCgccagagtcaggaggatcagcaTAG GATTAACTACGAAGAGAGCATGATGGTGCGTTTGAGTGTTAGCAAGCGCGAGAAGGGACGGCGCAGGCGAGCCAGCGTCATGTCCTCCCAGCTTCACTCCCTCACACACTTCAGCGACATCAGTGCTTTGACCGGAGGAGCCCCCCATCTTGACGAG GACCAGAATCCTGTGAAAAAGCGGAGGAAGGTACCCAAGAAAGGCCGGAAGAAGAAAG GTTTTCGGAGGCGCCGGTGA